GGTCCACTCGATCTGCTCCTGCTCTTCCGCCAGCTTGTTGAAGACCCCTTTGACGAACGCCTGGCGGTCTTCCACATTGCCGATCGCCGCGAAATAGCAGCCGCTGAACAGCACGGGATTCTCTTGCGTGCGGTGCGGATCGTAGCCGAATGCGCCGGCGAGAATGGCCGATAGCCGATGCTTCACCGTCAGGCGCACCTTGCAAAGCAGGCCGTAAAGCTGCGTGTTCCCCGGTCGCGAGAGCGCTCCTTGCTCGCGAAACAAAGTGTAAACCCAATCCTCGAACGCCCCGCAGACATGGGCGCAAAGCGCGCTCATCTCCTCGGCGGTGGCAATGCTGCGCAGATCGTAACGTTGGCCGAAGCGCTGAACGGTCGCCCGCTCGTGTCCGACGCGGCGAACCAACTCGCGGAAACCCGATTCCTCCTCCATTCCGACCACCAGCGCCGTCACGGGGCATTGCAATTCCAAGACGCGGCCGACGCTGCGCATGTCGGAGCGCACGGCCCGCTGCAATTCGTCGGTTTCGCGCTGGTTCCCCTGGATCAGCCGCAGCGGCAAGAGCGTCAGCACTCCGTTGATCGCACAGAGCGGTTCCCGCGCCCGGCGAAGGAGCTGGCAAACATATTGCAGCCGCTCAAGCTGCTCGGCCGAATCTTGCGGCGACAACAGGGCCGACTGCCGCTGGCCGCCAATCGCCGCGCCGGCAAACTGTTGCGGCTGCGAGGCGGGGGATTGCCACTGCGGCGCGGCATATTGCGGCGCGGCATATTGTGGCTGGGGTGCGTGGGGCGCTTGCGCGGCGGGCGCGGCGTTCGCGGACGACGTTAATCCCCGCTCGCCCACGCGGATCGTTCCCTCGAGCATCATCGTGCCGCGGATGTCCGTTGATTCACCTCCGCCAGAAGCCGCCGTCGCAACCTGGGCCGCGGCCGGCGCTTTCGGCGGCAACGGTCGTGGACCCGAGCCGGTCGGTTGAGCGAGGCTCGCCGCGTATTGATCGAGCATTATCGTGCCGCGAATCGATTCCGGACCGCTAGGAGCTGGCAAGGCCGCGGGAGCCGGCTGCGGAGGCAACGACTGAACCGGGCGATCCGGCGCGACAAACACGGAAGAAGAAGCAGATGGCTCCGGCAGCGGCGGCGCTCCCGTCCTCGCCGGCAGCGGGGCAGGCGCTTCCAGGTTCGGCAGGATCGACGCGATTTCCGACAGCGATCGACCGTCGTCGTAGGCGGCGAGCGCGCTGGTCCAACTCGCTTCGGTGCAACACAAGTAAACGGCATCGGGGCTCGCATACCAGTGCAACGGCGCCGGACCCTCGGGAACGGCTCGCACGCGAAGGCTCAACCCGGCGGCATCGAAAAGTGCCCGCTCCTGCCGCTCGCCGGAAGAACCGACGACGAGGAATATCGGCGCCGCCGTGATGTCGATGCCATTGCGCTCCAGGGCCGTTATCC
The DNA window shown above is from Pirellulales bacterium and carries:
- a CDS encoding type VI secretion protein IcmF/TssM N-terminal domain-containing protein, translated to MSEGPAVPPVPKPKPPGKIAKFFKAIFGWPKKLWRLSVPAKAAIVVTLALATMVVVAWTSFLTDSDSVNWRHTILSSPARIVAVICLLALIPLVVYRGLKLWLEGDISRFPDLDFAWKAGITALERNGIDITAAPIFLVVGSSGERQERALFDAAGLSLRVRAVPEGPAPLHWYASPDAVYLCCTEASWTSALAAYDDGRSLSEIASILPNLEAPAPLPARTGAPPLPEPSASSSVFVAPDRPVQSLPPQPAPAALPAPSGPESIRGTIMLDQYAASLAQPTGSGPRPLPPKAPAAAQVATAASGGGESTDIRGTMMLEGTIRVGERGLTSSANAAPAAQAPHAPQPQYAAPQYAAPQWQSPASQPQQFAGAAIGGQRQSALLSPQDSAEQLERLQYVCQLLRRAREPLCAINGVLTLLPLRLIQGNQRETDELQRAVRSDMRSVGRVLELQCPVTALVVGMEEESGFRELVRRVGHERATVQRFGQRYDLRSIATAEEMSALCAHVCGAFEDWVYTLFREQGALSRPGNTQLYGLLCKVRLTVKHRLSAILAGAFGYDPHRTQENPVLFSGCYFAAIGNVEDRQAFVKGVFNKLAEEQEQIEWTPRALRNNRRYLWAAYLGFGLDAALALLLGWMIATRLFFR